Below is a genomic region from Flavobacterium ginsengisoli.
TCCAGGACGGGCAATATCCTTAAAAGGCCAAATCTGAGAGAGCATGAGATAAGCTATTTATGCAAATCTGGCGTTTCAAATGAAAATAACTTTGATCTAAATGATCTTTATGTATCGGTCAGATCCAATAGAATTGTTTTGAGATCCCAAAAACACAATAAAGAAATACTTCCATGCATGTCAAATGCTCATAATTTCACAAGTAATTCGCTTCCCGTTTATCATTTTTTATGTGATTTGGAAATGCAGGATAGCAAACCAGTATCTTCATTTAACTGGGGGTTTTAGAATCTCATTATATCTATTTTCCAAGAGTTGTGTATAATGCAACTATACTTTCTAAAGCTAAATGGAAAATTAAAAAAGACGAAATAAAAAATTTTCATAAAATCGATGAAAGTATTTTAAAAGAACATTTCTTGAAATGGCGGTCAGAAAGGAATCTTCCACGTTTTGTAAATTGGATTAATGGCGACAATACGCTTCTATTTGATTTTGAATCTTTGATTTCAATAAAATTATTTTTAAATGCAACTAAATCAAAAGAAGAGTTTTTTCTAGAAGAATTTCTATTTGTTGATGATGCGGCCGTAAAAAACAATTTAGGAGAGAATTTTTCCAATCAGATTATACTTTCTTATTATAAAGAAAAAGCGTAAAAAAATGCAAAGAGATTTTTGTCTTGGCAGCGAATGGCTGTACTATAAAATTTATACTGGGGTTAAAACTTCTGATTATATTTTACTAGAAAAATTGAAACCTGTTATTTTAAAATTAGAACGCAAAAAAATAATCAAACAATGGTTTTTTATTCGTTACAAAGACACAGATGAACATCTTCGAATTAGATTTTTGATAAAAAACACTAACAATTTAGTTGTTGTAATTCAAGCTTTACATACTGTTCTTAATCAACTGCTACAACAAAACTTAATATGGAAAATACAAACAGACACCTATAATAGAGAAATAGAACGATATGGAGCCAATACAATTTCAGATTCAGAATATCTATTTTGGAAAGACAGTAAAATGATTCTGCAATACATCAAAATAAAATCTTCCTTTAAAAAACAAGAAACCCCATTACTGTTCAGTTTTTTAGCAGTTAATTCATTTCTGGATTCTTTTCAATTATCAAATCAGGAGAAACTGTCATTAATGGATGATTTACAAAGATCCTATAAAACTGAATTTGAAACTGACACAGCGCAAAAAAAAGATCTGTCTAAAAACTATCGGATGATTTATTCCCAAATGAAGGCACTTTTATCAGATATGCCAAGTAATAATTATCCTGAAATGCACAAGATTGTAAATAAAAAAACTATTAAAACTATTAAACGCTCAATACAAATTAAAACCAAAATCGAAATTTCTTTACAAAACTTTCTCGCGAGTCATATCCATATGATGATTAATAGGCAATATACTTCTAACCAAAGAATGTATGAATTAATTATCTATGATCAGTTATTTAGATTTTACAAATCTTTAAACTATAGATAAATGCATGAATATGTGTTTTTTTCATAATTTGCAAAATCCATTTCTCACAATGTTAAAAACTTTATTACAAAAAACAACCCTTTTAAGCTTCATTCAATAAAGCTAATGATTTTATATTATCTCAAAGTTAATTTTAGTTCCAAATATTTTTAATTAAATATTATCTAATAGCATTTTAGCCGAAATGGTTGGAAAAGATAGACAGTATCTTTATAAAATTGAAAAAAGAAAAGTTACCCCAAACATCGTTACACTTTCAGTTTTAGCAAAAGCTTTAAAAATATCACTATCTGAATTATTTCAAAAGATTTAATCAATATTTCTTTTAAACAATATTTTAGTTTGCACTTGAGTGTGATCCTTCGTTCCTCAGGATGACGAACTGTAGGTAAAACAAAAAAAATCGCAAAGCCTTATACACATAAAGCTTTGCGAACTTAATCTTTAGATTTTGGCTAAACTCCACATTAAAATAGCTTTGTGCTCTTTGCGTAAATCTTAGCTACTTTGCGTTAAAAAACTTCACACAAAAAAGCTCGCAAAGCTTTATAAACACAAAGCTTTGCGAACTTAATCTTTAGATTTAACTCAAAAAATAATCTTAGCGAACTTTGCGTAAAACCTTAGCGCTCTTTGCGGTTAAAAAAACACACAAAGAAAACCTTATTTCATTGTCAAAGTTTCGCTCTTGAACCTTTTCATTAAAGTATTGGCTTTTTCATCTTCGTTTATTGCTTTTAAAGACTGGGCGTATCTATAATAATAAATAACTTCTAGATTGGGCGATTCTTCAAATAGCTGCGCATAATAACCTACTGCTTCCTTTAAATTTCCTTCAAAATACAGTCGGTCGGCGACTTTTTTTAGCATGTCGGTAGATTTATATCCTTTATCAATAACTTTTGCATACGTGTTGACTACATCGACTTTTACGTATTTTGAACTTATAGATGCAGGAGCTGTAATTTCTACCTTTACAGGTTCTAAAGAAGCAGATGCGCTTGCAACAGTTGTTTTGGCCTCTATGGCATTTGGAGCTACTTTAGGTTTTCTTTTTACGTAATTCGGAATTACTGTTCTAGTATTATTAGGCCCAAGATCGTAAGTGTCGACCATGTCCAATTTTGAAACTTGGTAAGTAATAATTCTACCTCCAAATAACTTATTTATTCTTTCTTCTACATAATACGATTGTATTACAAAATCGCTATTATTAGCAAGACTATCCGTCAATAATGTCGTTTTTCCTGTTACTGGCGAAGCGGAGGCATGGTTGGTGCGCTGGGCAAAACAGCCGAGAGAAAATACGAACGCAAGTGTACATAAAATTGCTTCATACTTTTTCATGATTTTTTTGAATAAAATTAGATGCCCCAATTAAAAAACTCAGACCAAAGTTACTGATTTTCTTTTACTTAGCTCTACACACACCATGAATTACTTAGAAAGCCGATAAAGTACTTCTTTTTACGCATTTATCATTTGAACGCAGGCTTTTTGTATTTCTTCGTCTGAAAATGGTTCTAGCGCTTTTGCCAACATTTTGCTCGTTCTAATGCAACTTAACATTTTAATTCTCAGCGGAAGACTGTTTCCTGGCTCAGTCTCGAGAAGATGCTCAAAAATCTCGGTTAAGTATTCTGGATGGCTTTTAAATTCTCCGTCGAAACAAATATCTGATACCAATCTAGCTACCGATTCTATTATTTTGTTTTGATTTGCATTGTTTTCGTTTTCTGTTTTCATGGCGTTTATTTATGGTTTTGGTTACGAATAATTATTGTACGAAAAATTGTATTTTTGTTTCAGCTAAATAAACGATAGAATACATTCTAACAAAATAGATCATGATTTTATCTCACAAGCAAAAAGATTGTATTTTACTATATTCCTAATTTTTAAGGATTTTTAATATCTTTGAAGTATGAGCACAGCAACAAAACCAAAACATATCGGAAGAAACATAAGCCGAATTAGAGAGCTTAGAGGAATGAAACAAGAAGCACTTGCGATTGCAATTGGCGTAAGCCAGCAATACGTTTCTACCATTGAAGGAAGCGAAAATGTTGACGATGAAAGACTAAACTCTATTGCTGAAGCTTTGGGAGTTTCGGCTGATGCAATTAAAAATTATAGCGACGAAGTTGTATTAAACAACATTCAAAATAATCACGAAGGTTCTGTTATTCATAGCGGACCAACTGTAAACCATAATTGCAACTTCAATCCACTTGATAAAGTTGTGGAACTTTATGAACGTTTGGTTCAGGCTGAAAAAGATAAAGTGGAGTATTTGGAGAAGTTGATGAAGGGTAAGTAATTTCTGGTTTTTGAAAATATATAATAAAAAGAGGCGCATTGATTGCGCCTCTTTTTATTATATATAGTAAAATCCCTAATTGTTCAAAAACTATCAACAGAGAAAAACAGGTATTTATACGTGTATAAATTTCCATATAAAGTTCTTTTATTTATAAATCTCTTTTAAAAACAGATATTAAATATAAATGGAAAATATATTAGAACTTAAAACCGTAAATGAACTTCAAGAATATAAATTTTATGTTCCTTCTTATCAAAGAGGATATCGATGGAGTTCAACTGAAGTTACAGAGCTATTAAATGATATTTCAGAATTTAATCCTAGATTAGTAGAAGCAACTGATGATAAAACCTGGTATTGTTTACAACCAATTGTAGTCAAAGAAAAACATGATAGAACATTTGAAGTAATTGATGGCCAGCAACGTTTGACAACTATATACTTAATTCTTTTCTATCTAAATCAGGATTACAAAGAAGACCGAAGGGATAAGTTATTCGATTTAGATTACGAAACAAGACATGGTTCTAAAGATTTTTTAAAAGACTTAGAAAATATAAAAGATGAAGAGAAATGTATAGATTTTCATTTTATTGCCAACGCGTATAAAACGATAAACGAATGGTTTAATAATAAAGGAATAAACTTTGATAAAAACAATTTTAAATCAAATTTTAAATTCCACTCCAAAGTAATTTGGTACCTCAGTAATGAAGATGATTCCATAGCAATTTTTACGAGAATTAATATTGGGAAAATTCCGTTAACAAATTCTGAATTAATCAAAGCTCTTTTTTTGAATAGTTCAAATTTTGATAAAACAGATGATAAACTACGTTTAAGACAATTGGAGATTTCAACAGAATGGGATTTCTTTGAGCATTCTTTACAAAATCAAAAATTTTGGTATTTTTTAAATCAAAATAATTCAACAACAAATAGAATTGAATTTATTTTTAGATTAATGAATGATAATAATGAAGAAAACGATAATTATTCAACATTTCGTTTTTTCAGTAAAAAATTTGCTTCAAAAAAGCAGATAGATTTGGATGAAAATTGGAATGAAGTTAAAAGATATTTTCAAACTTTTAATGAATGGTTCCATGAACGAGAATTGTACCATAAAATTGGATATCTTGTAAGTATTGAAGATGTAAATCTTAAAGAACTTTATTTAATTTCTGATAAAATAACAAAAACTGAATTTAAATTACATTTAGATAATTTAATTAGGAATAGTTTAAAAAATATTGATCTCAATAAATTGCAATATTCAGACGGTAAAAACGTACGAAAAATACTTCTTTTATACAACATATTAACAATGCTGACTAGTGATAAAGACAATTCTTTTTTCCCTTTTGATCTTTATAAAAATGAAAAGTGGGACATCGAACATATCACTTCTATAAAAGATAAAATTCCCGACAATAAATTAGAATGGCTTTCTGATGCAAAACCTTACATCGATACCAATAAAAGCGATGGAAAAAATTTACTTAAACGTATAGATAAATGTGATTGTAAAGATGATTTAGAATTCAAAAGTCTATTTGAAGACATTGTTACGCATTTTAACTCAGAACTTAATGATGACGATGACATTAATGACATATCTAATTTAACATTATTAGATCGTGAAACAAATAGAGGATATAAAAATGCTGTTTTTCCTTTTAAAAGAAATACCATAATAAATAGAGACAAACAGGGCATATTTATCCCAATATGCACCAAAAATGTTTTTTTAAAGTACTTTAGTGAATACCCTCCCAAAATCTCTTTCTGGACTCAACAAGATCGCGAATCTTACGAAAAAGATCTTTTTTCTGTACTTGAAGAATTTCTAATTAAATAAAAAATTATGACCGAAAATAAATACAAGGGAACTGTTTTAAGTTTCTTCGAATTACTAAATAATAAGAGTGTAGAAATTCCAATTATTCAGAGAGATTATGCACAAGGAAGAATAGATAAAAAAGAAATCAGGGGAAATTTTCTAAATGCATTATATGATAGTCTTAATGAAGAAAAACCCATAATGTTAGATTTTATTTATGGGAGCAATGTAGATAATACTTTTCAACCACTTGATGGACAACAAAGACTAACAACCCTGTTTTTATTACATTGGTATGCATTTACTAAAGAAAATAAAACTGACCAAAATAATATCCTGAAAAACTTTAGCTATGAAACAAGAATTACATCTCGAGATTTTTGCAATGCTTTGGTTTCTAACAACATTAATATTGTAGAAGAAATTGCTATTAGCAAAAAAATTGTAGATTGTCCTTGGTTTTTTTTAACTTGGAGAAATGATCCTACAATTGATGCTATGCTTCGAACAATTGATGATATTCATCAAAGATTTTATAAAATTGACAATTTATGGGATAAACTTATTTCAACTGAAAAAGGTATAATTAGATTTTATAATGTTGAGTTAAAAAATATTGGTTTGACTGATGATCTTTATATTAAAATGAATGCAAGAGGCAAACTATTGACTCCTTTTGAAAATTTTAAGGCCGGATTTCAAAAAACGATCATAGATGCTAAATGGGAAAATAATATAGAGTTTAAGAATACTTTCGCATGCCGTATAGATACAATTTGGACTGACTTCTTTTGGCATCATTTTAGAAAAAATAATAATATAGATGATTCTTTTATAAAGTTAATATCGACTATTTCTATGATTAGAAATTCTGTTGAGCGTAATAACAGAAGCGAAGACAGAATTACAGTTATAACTAAATTACAAGAAGATTCGAATAATGTCAAACCAAAAAATTTTACTATTGCAGACTTTAACTATCTTGTTGAATGCCTAAATCTCTACAGCGAAAAATATTCAGTAATAAAATCCCTCAAACTAGATATACCATTTTGGAGGCACACTCCAGGACAAGATTTTTTACATGAAGTTGTATTTTCTGAAAGTGGGGCTTCATATACTCAGAAAGCATTATTTTTTGCGCAAACAGAATATTTCCGAAATACGCAAGAATATAATCTTGACAAATACAATGAATGGATGCGAGTTGTTAGAAATATCGTATCAAGAGGAGATATCGAAAAAAGCGGAAAAAGACCAGATATTGTTAGAAGTCCACAAACTTTTGATGGGGTTGTTAATTTAATATCTGAATTATCTGCTGGTTGCGCCGATATATATATACATTTAGCATCAATTGAAAATCTAAAATCAACTTTTGCCAAAGAGCAAATTGAAGAAGAAAGACTAAAAGCAAGACTAATTCAAGAAAATCCAAATAGAAAGAAATTAATTTGGAGCGTTGAAGATACTGATCTACTTAGAGGGCGAATTAACTTTATGTTACATTGTATCGATTATGAGACTTCAAACAATTTTGACGATAAATTATTTGATAAATTACAAATAGTTATAAATAAACACTTTAAGGAAGAACAAGAAGTTTCAAATGATCTTAGAAGAGCACTTTTAACTATAGAGGTTAATGGAAGATATGATTTCTATGGATATTGGTGGTCCTTTTGGAATGTAATAAGCAGCAATAAGAGATGTTTAATTGATAGATTTCGTGAAATGGAATATTTAATTTATTCAGATTATAGAGATTATTTTAAAAAATTAATACTTGAATTATCGTCAAACAATTTAAAAGATATCGCTGAAAACTTTAATCCTCCCGTAGACTTTCCAAAATGGAAAACTAGATTAATTAAAGATTCTACTTTATTAGATAATGAAAGTAAATCAAATTATATTGCCATTCCTGAGGATGAAAGCTGTTGCTATCTATTAAAAAGTAAAAGGCCAAGAGATTCCAATGGTTGCCTTAAAATAGAATAATATTGTTTATAATCTTAGACACTATCACTTAAAAAAAGCGCCGCAATCCAAAGATTACGGCGCTTTTCTATTTTCTATAAAACTCTAAGGTTAATTAAACCCCTAATTTCTTAGCAATTTCAGCAGGAATTCCTCCTTTGTTTACTAGTAATGCAGTAGTTTTATATTTTACGAAGTTCTTAGTTACAAACAAGAAACCTTTGTAGTCGTTTGTTTCTCCCCAAGAATTTTTTACTATGTAGTATTCTTTTCCAGTTTGATCTTTTGCAAGACCAATAATGTGCATTCCGTGGTCGTCTGTTGTAGTATAGTTATCAAACGCAGCCTGACGCATTTCTGGAGTAATTTCTGGTTCTGCTTTTGGTCCGTTAAACATGTCTGCTTTTTCTTCAGCCGTCATGTCGTCGAATTTTTTAGATGCTACATAAGCTACACCGTTTTTCCAGCTAAAGCTTTTCTCGCTCACATCTGTTGCCCAAGCTACAGTGTATCCTTTTTTAAGTGCATTGTCGATAACGTCTGTCATATCGTTCAATTTTACATTGTAAACTTGATCCAATGACCAGTTGTCTGGCACCATCATAGTTGTTTTTTGGTAGTAAGGCGCATTTGTAAAAGATGACATTTCTACATAATCATCTGGGTTAATTCCTACTACTTCTTTAGCAAAAGATTGTGGCGTGTAGTTTTTTCCTTTGTAAGTAAAGTTATCTGGCACTTTTCCTAAGTAAGAATCAATAACTGCTGCATAGGCTTTTTGCCAGTTTGGAGTCAATTCTCCGTTCGGGTTTTTTACCACTGCTGTTAGAACACCTTCCATAAGAGCGCCCATTTCAGCAAATTTGTTTTTGTCTGTTCCGTAGTTTAATCCTGTGTAAACTTCTCTAGGTACAGTTCCGTATTTTTTATACATATTAATTACATCGTGAAGAGCTCCTCCGTCTCCAAGCGTAATTGCTCCGTGCATACGAACATAGTTTACTCCTTTTTCTACATATACGTTTCTTGCAGAATAAATTTGAGATAGCTCAACTGGCTGTTTTCCTAAACGAATCATTTCTGACTCTAAGAATGAGTTTGTTGAGTAGCTCCAGCAAGTTCCAGATGATCCTTGAGATTTTACAGATGTTGTACCTAGGTTAATTACTTCTGTGAATTTGAAGTTTTCTTTACTTTTGTCGCTTGCATTTAGTTTAAGTGAATTTACTAAAATGTCTTGCGCAAAGCAGCCTGCAGTTCCAGCCAAAAATACTGAAGCAGACAAACACTGATTTGAATGAAAATGTATTCATAATTTATGTTTAAGATTTAACAAAATTAGTCTTCAATGTTTCCAATTTGTTACAAAACAATTAAATATTATACAATTTGTGTAATCTTAAATTGTTAATATTTTCTTAACGGCATAAATTATTAAGTTATTTAATACAAAAAGCCTCTATAACGCATTATTGAGGCTTTTTGTGTGTAGTATTTTATAAATTAACTTCTTACAAGTTTTTTTGCTTGAAAATTTATCGCATCCAGTTGCTTCCAAAAACGATATAGTATGCCCAATCTTCTGGTCCTTTGGCAACGTCTATTCCCATTCGGAGTTTAAATTTTCTGGCAATTAGGTATCTAAAACCGCTTCCGTAGCTGTAAACGACAGGTTTTGCAAAAGCCTGATCCCAATCGTTAAAGGCGCTTGCGAGACCTCCATAGCCCATAAGGCTCCATCTTCGGTACAAATCCCATCTAAACTCGAGTTCAGATACAATACTGGTTTTTCCCATATAACGGGCAGCGGGAATTCCTCGCATATTAATTCCTGGCTGTAAATAAAAAGGCGGACTCCCCAACGCCTGTTCTCCTTCAATCCTGAGCCCACCAATTAAGGTTTTCGCCAACGGATAATATCCTATTGCCGATAAATTTATTCGCCAGGCCTGGTAATCGCTGCCAATTGCCTTGTCTGACCAGAAAAAATCGGACTGAATTCTTACTCCTTTATCTGGTGTAAATATATTGTCACGTCCGTCAAACTGAAGCGCAAGTCCCAGCTGGCTTATGGTGCTTTTAATGTCTTTAGGGTCTACAAATGGCGGCGGAAGATTAAAATCGGGCAGGTTTATCTTGGAGTTTAAAAATAGATATTGTGGTCCTGCACTCCATTTTGCATTTTTAAACTGTTTGAGCCATTGCGTATAAAAAATAGTTGATTTAAAGTTGAGTTTAAATTCTTCGTCATTATGATTGGGAAGATTATTGGCGTAAAATGATAAATTCATATCGCCATAAGCGGCAAAACCACGATACAATATTTTAGATTTTACCAATGTTGCAGAACGAAAAGCACCTGCCAACCAGCTTTTATTTGCAGTGTACATTCCTATTCCTCCTGTTATATCTGGATTTACGAGGCGTTTGGTTCCGTCTTCTTCAATAACAGGCGGACGTTTTTTTAAGAAAACCGGTGCGACTGCACCTCCAAATCCTCCCAGCGCAGGTTCTGTAACAATGGTAGGCACAACTAAGAATCCGTTGGCATAGATAAGAAAATCACTCAAATCGAAAGCTCCATCTAGAGAATCTTTAAAAACTACTTGGTGTTTTTGCGCGCTTAAAACATTAAACGATAAGATAATCCAAACCAAAAATAGAATGCTTTTTTGTGTCGGTTTTTTGTTTTTCATATAAGATTTTTATCGTTTATATTTAAAATTTCACCTCATCTACAAAACCCGAAATTCTTAATTAAGAAATTATTTTTTCTTGAAACTGAAAACATGTGCCAACGTAATAAAAAAGGTATTTCCTTGAAATCTATTTTCGGCATTGACTTCTCCAACCCATCTAAAACCTGCCGATGTCATACAGCCAATGTGCAGATAATTAATCTCTGCGCCAAGTCCTGCAACTTTATCTTTGTCTGGTTCAATAACAAGAATGCTTCCTACTGGAATCTTGTCTTCAGAAACTTTGTATTGCAGATAGTAAATTAAACCCGCATTGAGTATGCCTTTTGGAGCAGTTTTTTCGGCATTCATGCAATAAAAGGTTTTTCCTAAACCTCCTTCAATGCTTAAAATATCTCCTGTTTTTATATCGGTGTCTTTCTTTTTTCCGTTGATTTCATAAGAGGCTAAAGCCGAAAAATGAAATGTTTTCTTATCATTAAAAAACAATGTAGTTCCTGCAGAGAATTCGTTCATAAACATTCCTAAACCGCTATTGTTGCTTCCGCCAAGTTCATATTTACCAGTGGGCAAATACAATTGGTAACCAAATACAAAATCGGCTCTTTTGTTATGCCAGCCTAACTGAATGGGTTGTATGTACATATCTGTAAAAGCAAAATCGCTTTTAGAATCGATGTAACTTCCTTGAATTGTGTTAGAAGCGCCAGCTATCAGAATTGTGGCTCCATAATTGGCTCCCAAAATTTTAAAATCGCTTACATAATTAGCTCCAATACCTGTTATAAACATGGTAAGATCTGGATTTCCAACTTTGTCTCCGTTAGAATCTCTTAAAGAAGATGCGCTATAAATATAACCTGGAATATATACACTGAGTGTGTTTTCTGGTGATTGAGTTCCCGATTGAAGCCCCATTGACCCCAAAATATGTCCGCCTTTTAACTGGGCATTACCACAAAAAGCAATCAATAGCAATGTTGCTGTTAAAACCGATTGCGCTAGTTTTTTCGGATTACTAATTTTTGCCTTCATAATGAAATATTTTGAATGGATTCCAGCTTGGTAACAGGCATCAAATAATTATTATTGGAGAAAACTTTATTTGAAATAATAAACTTCTGAACGATCTGGATTTATACGAATCGTTTTAAAGTATTCTGAAGGAGATTTTCCGGTGTGTTTTATAAATGCCCTGAAACAAGTTGTTCGAGATTTAAAACCAGAACCCCAAGCCATGCCTTCTAAGGATAAATCTTTCCATTCTGGATCGTTTATTTTCTCTTTAAAATATTCAATCCTTTTAAGATTTACATAATCCTGAAAATGAAGTCCGAATTCAGAATTAATTAAATTGGACAAATGGTGTACAGATATTCCTGTTTCTTCAGCCAAATCTCTTATTACAAAATCCTTTTTTAAGAATAAACTTTTAGAGTTTAATTCATAGTCTAGTTTTATAAGGTATTCTTCTCTTTTTTCAAGAGTAAGTTCGTTGGCAATTGGAAGCGTACTTTTTGTTTCTTTTGCTTTTACGACTAATGTATTGTCGACAACAAAATCGAATGTTTCTTCTTCGTCATGAAAAATTTGCGGTTTGAAATAAAGCCAACCAACGGTAAAAAA
It encodes:
- a CDS encoding helix-turn-helix domain-containing protein, with product MSTATKPKHIGRNISRIRELRGMKQEALAIAIGVSQQYVSTIEGSENVDDERLNSIAEALGVSADAIKNYSDEVVLNNIQNNHEGSVIHSGPTVNHNCNFNPLDKVVELYERLVQAEKDKVEYLEKLMKGK
- a CDS encoding SphA family protein, producing the protein MKAKISNPKKLAQSVLTATLLLIAFCGNAQLKGGHILGSMGLQSGTQSPENTLSVYIPGYIYSASSLRDSNGDKVGNPDLTMFITGIGANYVSDFKILGANYGATILIAGASNTIQGSYIDSKSDFAFTDMYIQPIQLGWHNKRADFVFGYQLYLPTGKYELGGSNNSGLGMFMNEFSAGTTLFFNDKKTFHFSALASYEINGKKKDTDIKTGDILSIEGGLGKTFYCMNAEKTAPKGILNAGLIYYLQYKVSEDKIPVGSILVIEPDKDKVAGLGAEINYLHIGCMTSAGFRWVGEVNAENRFQGNTFFITLAHVFSFKKK
- a CDS encoding DUF262 domain-containing protein, with product MTENKYKGTVLSFFELLNNKSVEIPIIQRDYAQGRIDKKEIRGNFLNALYDSLNEEKPIMLDFIYGSNVDNTFQPLDGQQRLTTLFLLHWYAFTKENKTDQNNILKNFSYETRITSRDFCNALVSNNINIVEEIAISKKIVDCPWFFLTWRNDPTIDAMLRTIDDIHQRFYKIDNLWDKLISTEKGIIRFYNVELKNIGLTDDLYIKMNARGKLLTPFENFKAGFQKTIIDAKWENNIEFKNTFACRIDTIWTDFFWHHFRKNNNIDDSFIKLISTISMIRNSVERNNRSEDRITVITKLQEDSNNVKPKNFTIADFNYLVECLNLYSEKYSVIKSLKLDIPFWRHTPGQDFLHEVVFSESGASYTQKALFFAQTEYFRNTQEYNLDKYNEWMRVVRNIVSRGDIEKSGKRPDIVRSPQTFDGVVNLISELSAGCADIYIHLASIENLKSTFAKEQIEEERLKARLIQENPNRKKLIWSVEDTDLLRGRINFMLHCIDYETSNNFDDKLFDKLQIVINKHFKEEQEVSNDLRRALLTIEVNGRYDFYGYWWSFWNVISSNKRCLIDRFREMEYLIYSDYRDYFKKLILELSSNNLKDIAENFNPPVDFPKWKTRLIKDSTLLDNESKSNYIAIPEDESCCYLLKSKRPRDSNGCLKIE
- a CDS encoding BamA/TamA family outer membrane protein; translated protein: MKNKKPTQKSILFLVWIILSFNVLSAQKHQVVFKDSLDGAFDLSDFLIYANGFLVVPTIVTEPALGGFGGAVAPVFLKKRPPVIEEDGTKRLVNPDITGGIGMYTANKSWLAGAFRSATLVKSKILYRGFAAYGDMNLSFYANNLPNHNDEEFKLNFKSTIFYTQWLKQFKNAKWSAGPQYLFLNSKINLPDFNLPPPFVDPKDIKSTISQLGLALQFDGRDNIFTPDKGVRIQSDFFWSDKAIGSDYQAWRINLSAIGYYPLAKTLIGGLRIEGEQALGSPPFYLQPGINMRGIPAARYMGKTSIVSELEFRWDLYRRWSLMGYGGLASAFNDWDQAFAKPVVYSYGSGFRYLIARKFKLRMGIDVAKGPEDWAYYIVFGSNWMR
- a CDS encoding DUF262 domain-containing protein, translated to MENILELKTVNELQEYKFYVPSYQRGYRWSSTEVTELLNDISEFNPRLVEATDDKTWYCLQPIVVKEKHDRTFEVIDGQQRLTTIYLILFYLNQDYKEDRRDKLFDLDYETRHGSKDFLKDLENIKDEEKCIDFHFIANAYKTINEWFNNKGINFDKNNFKSNFKFHSKVIWYLSNEDDSIAIFTRINIGKIPLTNSELIKALFLNSSNFDKTDDKLRLRQLEISTEWDFFEHSLQNQKFWYFLNQNNSTTNRIEFIFRLMNDNNEENDNYSTFRFFSKKFASKKQIDLDENWNEVKRYFQTFNEWFHERELYHKIGYLVSIEDVNLKELYLISDKITKTEFKLHLDNLIRNSLKNIDLNKLQYSDGKNVRKILLLYNILTMLTSDKDNSFFPFDLYKNEKWDIEHITSIKDKIPDNKLEWLSDAKPYIDTNKSDGKNLLKRIDKCDCKDDLEFKSLFEDIVTHFNSELNDDDDINDISNLTLLDRETNRGYKNAVFPFKRNTIINRDKQGIFIPICTKNVFLKYFSEYPPKISFWTQQDRESYEKDLFSVLEEFLIK
- a CDS encoding aminopeptidase C, producing the protein MSASVFLAGTAGCFAQDILVNSLKLNASDKSKENFKFTEVINLGTTSVKSQGSSGTCWSYSTNSFLESEMIRLGKQPVELSQIYSARNVYVEKGVNYVRMHGAITLGDGGALHDVINMYKKYGTVPREVYTGLNYGTDKNKFAEMGALMEGVLTAVVKNPNGELTPNWQKAYAAVIDSYLGKVPDNFTYKGKNYTPQSFAKEVVGINPDDYVEMSSFTNAPYYQKTTMMVPDNWSLDQVYNVKLNDMTDVIDNALKKGYTVAWATDVSEKSFSWKNGVAYVASKKFDDMTAEEKADMFNGPKAEPEITPEMRQAAFDNYTTTDDHGMHIIGLAKDQTGKEYYIVKNSWGETNDYKGFLFVTKNFVKYKTTALLVNKGGIPAEIAKKLGV
- a CDS encoding helix-turn-helix domain-containing protein — encoded protein: MVGKDRQYLYKIEKRKVTPNIVTLSVLAKALKISLSELFQKI
- a CDS encoding thiopeptide-type bacteriocin biosynthesis protein, whose translation is MQRDFCLGSEWLYYKIYTGVKTSDYILLEKLKPVILKLERKKIIKQWFFIRYKDTDEHLRIRFLIKNTNNLVVVIQALHTVLNQLLQQNLIWKIQTDTYNREIERYGANTISDSEYLFWKDSKMILQYIKIKSSFKKQETPLLFSFLAVNSFLDSFQLSNQEKLSLMDDLQRSYKTEFETDTAQKKDLSKNYRMIYSQMKALLSDMPSNNYPEMHKIVNKKTIKTIKRSIQIKTKIEISLQNFLASHIHMMINRQYTSNQRMYELIIYDQLFRFYKSLNYR
- a CDS encoding lantibiotic dehydratase, which produces MYNATILSKAKWKIKKDEIKNFHKIDESILKEHFLKWRSERNLPRFVNWINGDNTLLFDFESLISIKLFLNATKSKEEFFLEEFLFVDDAAVKNNLGENFSNQIILSYYKEKA